A DNA window from Xyrauchen texanus isolate HMW12.3.18 chromosome 6, RBS_HiC_50CHRs, whole genome shotgun sequence contains the following coding sequences:
- the LOC127644557 gene encoding gastrula zinc finger protein XlCGF8.2DB-like, whose amino-acid sequence MDFIKEESEDMTDLKPCRIKSEETEEQIDLRVKEENQELNEEQKHHHCQNPSNFKNGEKSFSFSESNKNVKQERSERKNSFTRSQGGTSFTENKISHESHAGEKLHICHHCGKSFKSHGKLTMHVRIHTGEKPFTCHQCGMSFVQKVNRDIHVRVHTGEKPHTCRQCGKGFTFQGNLSMHMRIHTGEKPYTCHQCGMSFTQKVNRDIHMRVHTGEKPFTCPQCGKGFSRKGTVNSHMRIHTGEKPFTCHQCGKGFIEARSLKTHQCSAVQSVQKPQLNIDANEKSYLCSVCGRSFSDLQCFKKHQKIHTRKKGHVCSECGKTFTRSCKLKMHQRIHKKKKNNHK is encoded by the coding sequence ACTTGAGGGTGAAAGAGGAAAATCAAGAACTGAACGAAGAGCAGAAGCACCATCACTGCCAGAATCCTTCTAATTTCAAAAATGGAGAAAAATCTTTTAGTTTCTCAGAGAGCAACAAGAATGTTAAGCAAGAAAGATCTGAACGAAAAAATTCCTTCACCCGCTCTCAGGGTGGAACTAGTTTTACAGAGAACAAAATCTCCCATGAAAGTCACGCTGGAGAAAAGCTGCACATATGTCATCATTGTGGGAAGAGTTTTAAATCTCATGGAAAACTTACTATGCATGTgcgaattcacactggagagaaaccttttacatgccatcagtgtggaatgAGTTTCGTACAAAAAGTAAACCGGGATATTCACGTGcgagttcacactggagaaaagcctcaTACATGTCGTCAGTGTGGAAAGGGGTTCACATTTCAAGGAAACCTTAGTATGCACATgcgaattcacactggagagaaaccttatacttgccatcagtgtggaatGAGTTTTACACAAAAAGTAAACCGTGATATTCACATgcgagttcatactggagagaagcctttcacatgccctcagtgtgggAAGGGTTTCTCGCGTAAAGGAACAGTTAATTCACACATgcgaattcatactggagaaaaacctttcacatgccatcagtgtggaaagggtTTCATAGAGGCAAGAAGTCTCAAAACTCATCAGTGCTCTGCAGTACAATCGGTCCAAAAACCACAACTGAATATTGATGCAAATGAGAAGAGTTATTTGTGCTCTGTTTGTGGAAGAAGTTTTTCAGATCTGCAATGTTTTAaaaagcaccagaaaatacataccAGAAAGAAAGGTCATGTGTGCTCAGAGTGTGGTAAAACCTTTACTAGATCTTGTAAATTGAAAATGCACCAAAGAAttcataagaagaaaaaaaacaatcataaataa